A genomic segment from Ornithorhynchus anatinus isolate Pmale09 chromosome 16, mOrnAna1.pri.v4, whole genome shotgun sequence encodes:
- the ATP5MK gene encoding ATP synthase membrane subunit DAPIT, mitochondrial encodes MAGAEADGQYQFTGFKKYFNSYTLTGRRNYVLATYGSIALLILYFKLKPKKSAVTAK; translated from the exons ATGGCAGGAGCCGAAGCTGACGGACAGTACCAGTTTACTGGGTTTAAAAAATACTTCAATTCATACACGCTCACAGGCAGGAGGAAT TACGTTCTCGCCACATATGGAAGCATTGCTTTGCTGATTCTGTACTTCAAGCTAAAGCCTAAAAAATCAGCTGTGACAGCAAAATAA
- the TAF5 gene encoding transcription initiation factor TFIID subunit 5 has translation MGITWYLQRLSRKPAAFALTVVRRRCFAAGGAAPPQDGGAGGGGPRDDGGAAGAASEGSPQDRQTLLAVLQFLRRSNLRESEEILRREARLPEPPEPPERPADGAAAAAAAGELDGPGPDAAAALLGRVTASAAGGPSAPGAPGAAPAPPAAPKVGIVPVEDQPDVSAVLSAYNQQGDPTMYEEYYSGLKHFIECALDCHRAELSQLFYPLFVHMYLELVYNQHESEAKSFFEKFHGDQECYYQDDLRVLSGLTKKEHMKGNETMLDFRTSKFVLRISRDSYQLLKRHLQEKQNNQIWNIVQEHLYIDIFDGMPRSKQQIDAMVGSLAGEAKREANKAKVFFGLLKEPEFEVPLDDDEEGDDNEEGKPKKKKPKKDSVGSKSKKQDPNAPPQNRIPLPELKDSDKLDKIMNMKEATKRVRLGPECLPSVCFYTFLNAYQGLTAVDVTDDSSLIAGGFADSTVRVWSVTPKKLRSVKTATDLSLIDKESDDVLERIMDEKTASELKILYGHSGPVYGASFSPDRNYLLSSSEDGTVRLWSLQTFTCLVGYKGHNYPVWDTQFSPYGYYFVSGGHDRIARLWATDHYQPLRIFAGHLADVTCTRFHPNSNYVATGSADRTVRLWDVLNGNCVRIFTGHKGPIHSLAFSPNGRFLATGATDGRVLLWDIGHGLMVGELKGHTNTVCALKFSRDGEILASGSMDNTVRMWDAVKAFEDLETDDFTTATGHINLPENSQDLLLGTYMTKSTPVAHLHFTRRNLLLAAGAYSPQ, from the exons atggggATCACCTGGtacctccagc GACTGTCGCGAAAGCCGGCCGCCTTCGCCCTCACTGTCGTGCGGCGGCGCTGCTTTGCGGCCGGCGGGGCGGCCCCACCGCAAGATGGCGGCGCCGGCGGAGGAGGCCCCCGAG ACgatggcggggcggcgggggcggcgtccGAGGGGAGCCCCCAGGACCGGCAGACGCTGCTGGCCGTGCTGCAGTTCCTGCGGAGGAGCAACCTGCGCGAGTCTGAGGAGATCCTGCGGCGGGAGGCCCGGCTGCCCGAGCCGCCCGAGCCGCCCGAACGCCCGGCggacggcgccgccgccgccgccgccgccggggagcTGGACGGCCCCGGGCCCGACGCGGCCGCCGCGCTCCTCGGACGGGTCACCGCCTCCGCCGCGGGAGGCCCCagcgcccccggagcccccggcgccgcccccgcgccccccgccgcccccaaag TTGGAATTGTGCCTGTAGAAGACCAGCCCGATGTCAGCGCCGTGTTGTCTGCCTATAACCAGCAAGGGGATCCGACAATGTACGAAGAGTACTACAGCGGCCTGAAACATTTCATCGAGTGTGCCCTGGACTGTCACCGCGCTGAATTATCCCAGTTATTCTACCCTTTGTTTGTCCACATGTATTTGGAGTTGGTCTACAATCAGCACGAGAGTGAAGCCAAGTCGTTCTTTGAAAA GTTCCATGGAGATCAGGAATGTTACTACCAGGATGATCTGCGAGTGTTGTCTGGCCTGACCAAAAAGGAACACATGAAAGGGAATGAGACCATGCTGGACTTCCGCACAAGTAAATTTGTTCTGCGCATTTCTCGTGACTCTTACCAGCTCTTGAAGAGGCACCTTCAAGAAAAACAGAACAACCAAATATGGAACATAGTGCAGGAACACCTCTACATTGACATCTTTGATGGGATGCCTCGAAGTAAGCAGCAGATCGATGCTATGGTGGGAAGTTTGGCAGGGGAAGCCAAACGAGAGGCAAATAAAGCCAAG GTGTTTTTTGGCTTATTGAAGGAGCCAGAGTTCGAAGTACCcctggatgatgatgaagaaggagACGACAATGAGGAAGGAAAACCAAAAAAGAAGAAACCTAAAAAAGATAGCGTAGGATCCAAGAGCAAAAAACAAGACCCTAATGCACCACCTCAAAACCG AATTCCTCTTCCCGAACTTAAAGATTCTGACAAGCTGGATAAAATCATGAACATGAAGGAAGCCACAAAGCGTGTGCGTCTTGGTCCAGAGTGCTTACCTTCCGTCTGTTTCTATACATTCCTTAATGCTTATCAG GGTCTTACTGCGGTGGATGTTACCGATGATTCCAGTCTAATTGCAGGGGGCTTTGCTGACTCTACTGTCAGGGTGTGGTCCGTGACTCCCAAAAAGCTACGCAGTGTGAAAACAGCCACAG atcTCAGTCTCATAGACAAAGAATCGGATGATGTCTTAGAGAGAATCATGGATGAGAAAACCGCAAGTGAGTTGAAGATTTTGTATGGTCACAGTGGGCCGGTCTATGGAGCCAGCTTCAGTCCTGATAG gaACTACTTACTGTCATCTTCAGAGGATGGTACTGTTAGATTGTGGAGCCTCCAAACTTTCACTTGTCTAGTGGGATACAAAGGGCATAACTATCCAGTGTGGGACACCCAGTTCTCTCCCTACGGATACTACTTTGTATCGGGAGGTCATGACCGAATAGCTCG GCTATGGGCTACAGATCACTACCAGCCTTTACGAATATTTGCTGGTCACCTTGCTGATGTGACCTGCACCAGGTTTCACCCGAATTCTAACTATGTTGCTACCGGTTCGGCAGATAGGACTGTAAGGTTATGGGATGTCTTGAATGGGAACTGCGTAAGGATCTTTACTGGACACAAG GGACCAATTCACTCCTTGGCATTTTCTCCAAATGGGAGATTCCTGGCTACCGGAGCTACAGATGGGCGAGTACTTCTTTGGGACATTGGACATGGTTTGATGGTTGGAGAGCTGAAAGGCCACACGAATACAGTCTGTGCACTCAAGTTCAGTAGAGATGGAGAAATTTTAGCCTCAG GTTCAATGGATAACACCGTTCGCATGTGGGATGCCGTAAAAGCATTTGAAGACTTAGAGACCGATGACTTTACTACAGCAACCGGACATATAAACTTGCCTGAAAATTCACAGGACTTATTGTTGGGAACATACATGACCAAATCTACCCCCGTTGCACATCTCCATTTCACTCGCAGAAACTTGCTCCTAGCTGCAGGAGCTTATAGTCCGCAATAA